The sequence below is a genomic window from Cohaesibacter gelatinilyticus.
CCGCCGGCGGATCTCGAACAACCCCTGCGACCCCGCAGCCATATTTTCCAGCTCATTCACAAAGCCCTGAGGCTCAGAAGAAAGCAATACCGCCTTCATTCGCGCCCGCAACGCCTGATAGCGGCGGTGATATTCCCCCACACCCAGAAGGTTCTTGGAATGTGCAGCACCGGAGAGCGCATTGCTCATGGCTTGTAGCGAAAACCATGTCTGGCGAGAGGAGGCCGCCAGATCCGGATCAGTCGAGCGGCCATAGAATTCACGTTCAAGCTTGCGAATTTCTTCCAGACGGCCTTGGGTGATATTGCGCTCTTCATTCTGTCCATTGGCCGCACCAATCAGGTCTTCCACCGCCTTGCGCATCCGACCAATGGCATCGGTGATCTCGGACTCAAAGGCGTAAACAGCAGACGATGATCCATCGCGCAACGACGGCCAATTGCTCTCCACATGCTCCAGCGTCTCAATCAATGCCTTGCCTTCGCGGTCGATCAGATATTGCGAGCGATAATTGAGTAGGAAAGGCGCGGAGGTCGCGATGCCCGAGGATTGCTTGGACAATTCCAAAGATTGCGCCACTTGTGCCAAAGTCTGGCGATGCAGCACCTGGAGATGACTATCAGCCCGATCCAGCGAATACCAGCCGATCATGCCGACACTAATGGTCGAAAGGGTCAACAGGGCCAAGGCAATCCAGAGCCGACCTTTGACATCCAGATGGCGAAGAAAAGCCATGATCAGGCCTCTGTCTCGACATCGGTGACGAAGATATAGCCTTGGCCACGTCTGGTTTGCAGATGCATCGGCTTGGAGGGCACACTCTCGATCTTGCGGCGGAGTCTCAGGATCATCACATCAATGGTGCGGTCTACATAATTGGAAAGATCGCTGCCAATCTCGGCCAGCAGACGTGGTCGGGGAATGATCTCATTGGGGTGGACGAGAAAATATTCCAAAAGACGATATTCGGAATTGGTCAGATGCACTTCCTCACCCGCTGCATCAAACAATTGGCGATGTTCGCGGTCCAGCATCATGTCACCAAATTGCATACTGTCAGTAGAAGCATCGGCCACCGGTGCGGCCATAACCTGCGCCATTGGATGCCCTTTGCGACGCAACACGGCCCGTACCCGGGCCACCAGTTCGCGAGGATTGAAAGGCTTCAAAATATAATCGTCAGCCCCGGTTTCCAACCCCAAAATCTTGTCGGTGTCATCGCCAACACCTGTCAGCATGACAATGGGCAAGGCCAAATTCTGATGAATGGATCGCGTCAGGGTCAGGCCGGATTCCCCATCCAGCCGCAGATCGATCAAAGCCAGATCCAGCTTCACATCATCGCCAAGAGCAAAGAAATCCTGACTGCCGCGCAAAGGTACGGGCTCGAAGCCATTTTCAAAGAGAAGGTCATAAAGGGATTGCCGCATGGCCGCATCATCATCGATGATGGCAATACGAGGCTTCCTTTCCATGAAATCTTCCACTTCACTTCCTCCCGAAAAATGGCCCGATATATGGAAAAATCTTGGGTACTGTCCTCCAGACGAGCAGATTTTGATCCATTTTGCATCAATCTCCGCAGCCTGTCGT
It includes:
- a CDS encoding response regulator, which produces MERKPRIAIIDDDAAMRQSLYDLLFENGFEPVPLRGSQDFFALGDDVKLDLALIDLRLDGESGLTLTRSIHQNLALPIVMLTGVGDDTDKILGLETGADDYILKPFNPRELVARVRAVLRRKGHPMAQVMAAPVADASTDSMQFGDMMLDREHRQLFDAAGEEVHLTNSEYRLLEYFLVHPNEIIPRPRLLAEIGSDLSNYVDRTIDVMILRLRRKIESVPSKPMHLQTRRGQGYIFVTDVETEA